A region of Oxyura jamaicensis isolate SHBP4307 breed ruddy duck chromosome 5, BPBGC_Ojam_1.0, whole genome shotgun sequence DNA encodes the following proteins:
- the ESRRB gene encoding steroid hormone receptor ERR2 isoform X4, which translates to MPDPTMPESDIKALTTLCDLADRELVVIIGWAKHIPGFSNLSLGDQMSLLQSAWMEILILGIVYRSLPYEDKLVYAEDYIMDEEHSRLTGLLELYLAILQLVRRYKKLKVEKEEFVTLKALALANSDSMHIEDMDAVQKLQDLLHEALQDYELSQRNEEPRRAGKLLLTLPLLRQTAAKAVQHFYSIKLQGKVPMHKLFLEMLEAKV; encoded by the exons ATGCCTGATCCAACCATGCCGGAGAGTGACATCAAAGCCCTGACAACCCTCTGTGACCTGGCAGACAGGGAACTGGTGGTGATCATTGGCTGGGCAAAGCACATCCCAG GGTTCTCCAATCTCTCCCTTGGGGACCAGATGAGCCTCCTACAGAGCGCCTGGATGGAAATCCTCATCCTGGGCATTGTGTACCGCTCCCTGCCATACGAGGACAAGCTTGTCTATGCTGAGGACTACATCATGGATGAAGAACACTCTCGTCTGACGGGGCTGCTGGAGCTCTACCTGGCCATCCTACAACTGGTGCGCCGCTACAAGAAGCTCAAGGTGGAAAAGGAGGAGTTTGTCACACTCAAAGCTCTGGCCCTCGCCAATTCAG aCTCTATGCACATAGAGGACATGGATGCAGTGCAGAAGCTCCAGGACCTTCTCCACGAAGCCCTGCAGGACTACGAGCTGAGTCAGCGCAATGAGGAGCCCCGGCGAGCAGGCAAGCTGCTCCTGACCTTGCCCCTCCTGCGGCAGACGGCCGCCAAAGCTGTGCAGCACTTCTACAGCATCAAACTGCAGGGCAAGGTTCCCATGCATAAACTCTTCCTAGAAATGCTAGAGGCAAAGGTCTGA